The following proteins are co-located in the Castanea sativa cultivar Marrone di Chiusa Pesio chromosome 8, ASM4071231v1 genome:
- the LOC142606400 gene encoding subtilisin-like protease SBT4.15, with product MVRICMITLFLLATQLHWSFTHGSSDTDRKAFIVYMGEAPQSNVSAIDLHHNLLSSVIRDDHIAQQSRIYSYTKNFNAFAANLLSQEVQRLQENENVVAVFPSKMRKLHTTRSWDFLGMPQSMKRNHQIESNIIVGVLDTGIYIDAPSFDDKGFGPPPSKWKGTCQVRGNFTGCNNKVIGARFYNHASTTPHPNPSPIDEEGHGSHTSSTIAGASIAGASLYGLAKGTARGGVPSARIAVYKVCWADGCSDIDLLAGMDDAISDGVDLISISIGGDSASYLDNPIAIGAFHAMKKGILTTCSAGNDGPSMYSAQNTAPWILTVGASGMDRQFRTLVKVGNGIKKAGFSINTFSPNKRMYPLTTAVKAANGSLEPDHSPWLCDEGSLDANKVKGKIVLCKEGLIQDYVKQIGGLGAIVSLQEQSDTGFTFIIPAAFIDTNVGDKIEIYVNSTRAPQAVIYKSVAIHNAATPFVASFSSRGPNTISSTLMKPDIVAPGIDILAAYSKLSSVTGDLEDNRFDVYNIISGTSMACPHVTAAAAYIKTFHPRWSPAAIKSALMTTASELKIKDVQAELAYGAGQIDPVRALHPGLIYDMSKSDYIRFLCNEGYSGTALKVFTDEHTNCSTIPDIGGHDALNYPSMYLQLNSTNSSISAVFHRTVTNVGLKKAIYKAIVKAPAILKVTVVPEELAFSHLYEKKSFTVVIKGPPLNNISSLSASLEWNDTKHRVKSPIHVFLGI from the exons ATGGTTCGAATTTGTATGATCACCCTCTTCCTTCTGGCTACGCAGCTTCATTGGTCATTCACTCATGGTTCTAGTGACACAGATAGAAag GCGTTCATCGTGTATATGGGAGAGGCACCGCAGTCAAACGTCTCTGCTATTGATCTTCATCACAACTTGCTTTCTTCAGTCATTAGAGA TGACCATATTGCCCAACAGTCCAGAATATATAGCTACACAAAGAATTTTAATGCATTTGCGGCAAACCTATTGTCACAAGAAGTTCAAAGGCTACAAG AGAATGAAAATGTGGTGGCGGTGTTTCCTAGCAAAATGCGAAAACTTCATACCACAAGATCATGGGACTTCTTAGGAATGCCTCAATCAATGAAAAGAAATCATCAAATTGAAAGTAATATTATTGTTGGTGTATTAGATACAG gaatttaTATCGATGCTCCAAGTTTTGACGACAAAGGATTTGGACCTCCTCCATCAAAATGGAAGGGTACATGCCAAGTTAGAGGCAACTTCACTGGATGTAACAA CAAGGTAATAGGTGCAAGGTTCTACAACCACGCTTCCACCACTCCCCACCCAAATCCATCCCCAATAGATGAGGAAGGCCACGGCAGTCACACTTCGTCCACCATAGCAGGTGCCTCGATAGCAGGGGCGAGCTTATACGGTTTAGCCAAAGGCACAGCTCGAGGTGGGGTTCCATCAGCACGCATTGCAGTGTACAAGGTGTGTTGGGCCGATGGTTGCAGTGATATAGACCTTTTGGCCGGAATGGATGATGCCATTAGTGATGGAGTTGACTTGATATCAATATCTATCGGAGGGGATTCGGCTAGCTATTTGGACAATCCCATTGCGATCGGTGCCTTTCATGCAATGAAGAAGGGGATTTTGACAACATGTTCAGCTGGGAATGACGGCCCAAGTATGTATTCTGCGCAGAACACAGCTCCTTGGATATTGACTGTTGGTGCTTCCGGCATGGATAGGCAGTTTAGGACTCTGGTTAAAGTTGGAAATGGCATAAAAAAAGCT GGATTTTCCATCAATACGTTTTCACCAAATAAACGGATGTACCCTCTAACCACTGCTGTAAAAGCAGCCAATGGAAGTTTAGAACCAGATCACTCTCCGTG GTTGTGTGATGAAGGGAGTCTGGACGCGAATAAGGTCAAGGGAAAGATTGTGCTATGCAAAGAAGGACTAATTCAAGATTACGTTAAGCAAATAGGTGGGTTGGGGGCTATTGTATCTCTCCAAGAGCAGTCAGATACGGGCTTTACATTTATCATCCCCGCTGCATTCATTGATACTAATGTTGGtgacaaaattgaaatatatgttAACTCAACCAG AGCCCCTCAGGCTGTCATATACAAATCTGTAGCTATACACAATGCCGCTACACCCTTTGTGGCTTCCTTTTCATCCCGAGGTCCGAACACAATCTCTTCCACCTTAATGAAG CCGGATATTGTGGCACCTGGAATAGATATTCTAGCTGCTTACTCTAAACTTTCATCAGTGACTGGGGATCTTGAAGACAACCGGTTTGATGTGTATAATATAATATCTGGAACATCAATGGCTTGCCCTCATGTGACTGCTGCCGCTGCCTATATCAAAACATTCCACCCTAGATGGTCTCCTGCTGCAATCAAATCAGCCTTAATGACAACTG CATCTGAATTGAAAATCAAGGATGTCCAAGCTGAGTTAGCCTATGGGGCCGGCCAAATTGACCCGGTTAGAGCACTGCATCCCGGTTTGATCTATGACATGTCAAAGTCCGACTACATCCGCTTCCTATGTAATGAGGGTTACTCCGGGACAGCACTAAAAGTGTTCACTGATGAGCACACAAATTGCTCAACTATCCCTGACATTGGAGGACATGATGCCCTAAATTACCCATCCATGTATTTGCAACTTAATAGCACTAACTCTAGTATATCAGCCGTGTTTCATAGGACAGTTACAAATGTTGGCTTGAAAAAAGCTATATACAAGGCAATTGTCAAGGCGCCAGCAATTCTCAAGGTCACTGTTGTTCCGGAAGAACTTGCTTTTAGTCACTTGTACGAGAAAAAATCTTTCACGGTTGTGATAAAGGGGCCACCATTGAACAATATTTCCAGTTTATCAGCATCACTGGAATGGAATGACACTAAACACAGAGTTAAGAGCCCTATCCACGTTTTTTTGGGCATAtaa